GCCTGCTCGCTGACGATGCCGATATCATTGGCTCGGTTTCGGCCTCGGCTGGTTATGTCGTCGGTTTCGGCGAGCACCTGAACGTCTTCGATCAGTTCACGCTGACCAATGGCGACATTCGCGGTTTCGAGAATAAGGGCATCGGCCCGCGCGTTTCGGGCACCAACGACGATCCGTTGGGCGGTACGACTTATTTCACGGCATCTGCCGAAGCGACTTTCCCGATGCCCGGCTTCCCGCGCGACTTCAACCTGCGCGGCGCGGTCTTCGCCGACGCCGGCACGTTGTTCGGCAACGACGTTGACCTGAGGGGCGACGGAATAGACGGCGAGGACGCCTCCCTGCGCGCTTCCGTCGGTGTCGGCGTCGTCTGGCAGTCTCCCTTCGGTGCATTGCGTCTGGACTACGCGATCCCGGTTCTCAAGGAAGACTTCGACAAGACGCAGAACTTCAAGTTTGGCATCAACAACCAATTCTGATATCGGCAGTCCGGAACTGTAAGACTCAATTCCGTTCTGGAGCATTGCCGATGGAGCAAAACGTTTTTTTTCTGCCCCATGAAGGTCTGAAGCTCGCTGAGCTGGCAGAGTTTCTTGGGGCGGAACTTGCTAGTTCCGACCATGCCGATCTTATCGTCAGGTCCGTTGCCCCCATCAGCCGGGCCCGGGCGGGCGATGTCTGTTATATCCTGTCGCGTCGTAACCGCGATGAGCTGGCGACATGCGAAGCCTCGGCAGTGATCTGCGACAAGGCGCTCGCCGATCTCGTACCCCCCCATATCCCGGTCATCCTGTCGTCCAATCCACATGCGGCTTTCGCGATGGCGGGCGGCCTGTTTTATCCCGCGGCGTTGCGCCCGGTCGTCTTTTCCGGTGAAAGCGAGATCGCGCCAAGTGCGGTGATCGATCCGAGCGCCAAGCTTGAAAAGGGCGTGATCGTCGAGCCGCTGGCCGTCATCGGAGCGCATGCCGAGATCGGCGAAGGGACGCGCATCGGCGCCCACTGCATCATCGGTCCGAGTGTCAAGATTGGCCGGGATTGTTCGATTGCGGCCGGCGCCAGCATTCTCTGCGCGCTGCTCGGTAATGGCGTCATCATCCACAACGGCGCCCGCATCGGCCAGGATGGTTTCGGTTATGCGCCGGGCCCGCGAGGCATGATCAAGATCGTCCAGATCGGCCGAGTGATCATCCAGGATAATGTCGAGATCGGCGCCAACACCTCGATCGACCGTGGCACCATGGACGATACGGTCATCGGCGAAGGCACCAAGATCGACAACCAGGTACAGATCGGCCACAACGTTCAGATCGGCCGCCATTGCGCCATCGTTGCGCAGGTCGGCATCGCCGGCAGCGCGAAGATCGGCAATGGCGTTCAGATCGGCGGCCAGGTCGGTATCAAGGGGCATGTGACGATCGGGGACGGCGTGCAGATCGCCGCCCAAAGCGGTATCATGACCGATCTTGCTGCCGGCGGACAATATGGTGGTACACCTGGGCGCCCGCTGAATGACTATCTGAGAGATGTCGCGCAACAGATGTCAAAGACGAAGCTGCGCGGGACGAAACCTGGAGGCAAGCAAAATGACTGAGGAAGCCACGACAACGCTTTCTTCGGCTGACATCATCGAGATCATGAAACTGCTGCCGCATCGCTACCCGTTTCTCATGGTCGACAAGATCATCGAGATTGACGGCGACAACACGGCGATCGGCATCAAGAACGTCACGGTGAACGAACCGCATTTCACCGGTCATTTTCCGGAATCTCCGATCATGCCCGGCGTTCTCTTGATCGAGGGCATGGCCCAGACTGCGGGTGCGATCTGTGCCAAGAAGGATGGCCAGCCAGGCAACCTCGTCTATTTCATGACCATCGAGAATGCGCGCTTCCGCAAGCCCGTCGTACCCGGCGATCGTGTTGAGTTCCATGTCAGGAAGCACAAGCAGCGCGGCAATATCTGGAAATTCCATTGCGACGCCAAGGTCGACGGCGCCCTTGTCGCCGAAGCCGATATCGGCGCGATGATCGTTCGTAAGGATCAGGCATGAGCACTATCGCCGAAAGCGCCCGCATTCATCCGATGGCTGTCGTCGAAGACGGCGCGACCATCGGTGAGGGCGTCAAGATCGGTCCCTTCTGCCATGTCGGGTCGCACGTCGTCCTCAATGCGAATGTCGAGCTTTTGTCGCATGCGGTCGTGACTGGCCGCACCGTGGTCGGCAAGGGCACACGCATCTTCCCGATGGCGGTCGTTGGTGGTGATCCGCAGAGCGTGCATCACGGTGGCGAGGAGACGACGCTGACGGTCGGCGCCAATTGCACGATCCGCGAGGGCGTGACGATGAATACGGGCACGGCCGATTTCGGCGGCCAGACGATCGTCGGCGACAATAACCTCTTCCTTGCCAATTCGCATGTCGCGCATGACTGCCGGGTGGGCAACCATGTGATCATGTCGAACAACGTCATGCTCGCCGGCCATGTCGTCATCGAAGATCGCGTCATCCTGGGCGGCGGCTCGGCCGTTCACCAGTTTACCCGCGTCGGCCGTCAGGCCTTCGTTGGCGGGCTCTCGGCAGTGAGTTACGACGTCATTCCCTACGGTATGCTGAACGGTAATCCCGGGCTGCTGAGCGGCCTCAACGTCGTCGGCATGACGCGCGCCGGCGTCGACCGCGCCGTCATTCACAGGGTGCGGCGCGCCTACAAGTCGATCTTCGAAGGACCGGGCTCCGTCCGCGAAAACGCCGCCACCATCCGCGAAGAATATGCCGATTGCGAGCAGGCGGTCCACATCCTCGACTTCATCGCCGCCGACAGCGACCGCGCCTTGTCCTCGCCAACCCGCGGGCAGAAGGGCTAGTCCGTGACTCTTTCCGGCGATACCGCTGCGGGCCGGCTGGCGATCATCGCCGGCGGCGGCCTTCTGCCTTCCTATGTCGCCGAAGCTGCGCGCGCGGCGGGCGAAAATCCCGTCATCGTCGCGCTGAAGGACGAAAGCGACCGGCGCTGGGAAGGGTATGACCATGCCGTCATCGGCGTCGGCGATTTTGCAGCTCTCGAGGGCCTCTTGAACCGCTACGGCATCGGCCGTGTCGTCATGTCCGGCAGCGTGCGGCGCCGGCCGGAATGGCGCGAGGTGCGCCCGACGCTGCGCACGCTGATGAAGATGCCGGCCGTGATCCGCACCTTGCTGTCCGGCGGCGACGATACGGTGCTGCAGATGGTGATCCGGCTGATCGAGGGAAACGGCCGCCGGGTCGTCGGCGCTCATGAGATCGCTCCCGACCTTCTTGCCTATGTCGGTCCGCTTGGCGCTGCAGCGCCTGGCGAGGAAGACCGACGCGATATCAGGCGCGCAGCCGATGCCGCTGAGATGCTGGGCCGGCTCGATGTCGGCCAGGGTGCTGTCGCCATCGGCGGGCGCATCGTCGCGCTGGAGGGTCTTGAGGGCACGGACGAGATGCTGGAGCGTGTCGCGGGTCTCAGAGCCGCCGGGCGCATCTCGCCGCGCCGCCGTGGCGCACTCGTCAAGCTCTGCAAGCCGCAACAGGATATCCGTGCCGACCTGCCAGCGATCGGCGTTTCCACGGTTCTGAACGCGAGGAAAGCCGGCCTTGCCGGCGTCGCCGTCGAGGCCGGCCGCTCGCTGGTGCTCGATCGCGCCGCCGTCATCAAAGCCGCCGATGAGGCTGGGCTCTTCGTCTGTGGCATCGACCGCGGCCTCCCGGCATGGGGGCTTGAATGAACGGGGCGCCGCTGAAGATCGCCGTCATTGCCGGCGAGGTGTCGGGGGATCTGCTCGGTGCCGATCTCATCGCCGCCTTGAAGCGAATTCATAGCGGACCGGTGGAGCTCGTCGGCGTCGGCGGCGAGGGGCTGCAGGCGGAAGGCTTGCGATCCCTGTTCGATTTCTCCGAGCTGTCGATCATGGGCATCACCCAGGTGCTGAGCCGGTTGCCAAAGCTCTATACCCTGATCCGACAGACGACGGCTGCCATCATCGCCGCAAGGCCGGATATTCTTCTTATCATCGACAGCCCGGACTTCACTCATCGCGTCGCCAAACGTGTCCGCACCGCGCTGCCCGATCTGCCGGTTGTCAATTATGTCTGTCCGAGCGTCTGGGCCTGGAAGGAATATCGCGCCACGCGCATGCTCGCCTATGTCGATCATGTGCTCGCCGTCCTGCCCTTCGAGCCGGCAACAATGCGTGCGCTCGGCGGGCCTGAGACCACCTATGTCGGCCATCGCCTGACCGCCGATCCGGCGCTGCTCGAAGCGCGGCGGCAGCGCGCCATGCGCACACCCGTCGAGGGAGCCGGCAAGGCGATCCTGATGCTTCCTGGATCAAGATCCTCCGAAATCGCCAAACTGCTTCCGTTTTTCGAGGATGCGGCCAAAGAACTTGTCGCCCGCAACGGCCCGATGCGATTCCTGCTGCCGACCGTGCCGCACAACGAAGCGTTGGTGAAGGGGCTCGTCGCCGGCTGGGCCACGCCGCCGGAGGTGGCGGTCGGGCCGGCGCAGAAATGGAAGGCCCTTGCCGAGGCGGATGCGGCGATGGCAGCTTCCGGCACGGTGATCCTCGAACTCGCCCTTGCCGGCGTGCCGACGGTGTCCGTTTACAAGACGGATTGGATTATCCGCCTGCTCGCCCGGCGCATTAAGGTGTGGACGGGCGCATTGCCCAATATCATCGCCGATTATGCCGTCGTGCCGGAATATCTGAACGAGATCGTCCGCGGCGCCAGCCTGGCGCGCTGGATGGAGCGGCTATCGGCCGACACGTTCCAATTAAAGGCGATGAACGAGGGTTATGATCTCGTCTGGCAACGCATGCAGACCGAAACACCGCCCGGCGAGCATGCCGCCGAGATCCTTCTCGACGTGCTGAAAAAGAAAAAACCCGGTCGTTTCTGACCGGGTTTTCTTTTTTAGGTTCCTTCTGAAGCAATCAGCGCTTCGAAACCGGAATGTAGTCGCGCTTCGGTTCGCCGACATAAAGCTGGCGCGGACGGCCGATGCGCTGTTCCGGATCCTCGATCATCTCGTTCCACTGCGCGATCCAGCCGACGGTGCGGGCGAGCGCGAAGAGCACGGTGAACATGGTCGTGGGGAAGCCCAGCGCCTTCAGCGTGATGCCGGAATAGAAGTCGATGTTCGGATAGAGCTTCTTCTCGATGAAATATTCGTCGGTGAGCGCGATGCGCTCCAGCTCCATCGCCACTTCGAGCAACGGATCGTCCTTGATGCCGAGTTCTCCGAGCACCTCATGCGTCGTCTTCTGCATGATCTTGGCGCGCGGATCGTAGTTCTTGTAGACGCGGTGACCGAAGCCCATCAGGCGGAATGGATCGTTCTTGTCCTTGGCGCGGGCGACATATTCCGGAATGCGGTCGACCGTGCCGATTTCCGTCAGCATGTTGAGGGCTGCTTCGTTAGCACCGCCGTGAGCGGGCCCCCAGAGGCATGCAATGCCGGCGGCGATGCAGGCGAACGGGTTGGCGCCCGACGAACCGGCGAGACGGACGGTCGAGGTCGAGGCGTTCTGCTCATGATCGGCATGCAGGATGAAGATGCGGTCCATGGCGCGGGCAAGCACCGGATTGACCACATATTCCTCGCAAGGCACGGCAAAGCACATGCGCAGGAAGTTCGAGGCATAGTCGAGGTCGTTCTTCGGATAAACGAAGGGCTGGCCGATATGGTACTTGTAGGCCATGGCGGCAAGCGTCGGCATCTTGGCGATCATGCGCAGGCTGGCGACCATGCGCTGGTGCGGATCGGTGATGTCAGTGGAGTCATGATAGAAGGCCGACAGAGCGCCGACGCAGCCGCACATGACGGCCATCGGATGCGCATCGCGGCGGAAGCCGGTGAAGAAGCGGCTCATCTGCTCGTGCACCATGGTGTGGTGCGTGACGCGGTAATCGAAATCCTTCTTCTGCACGGTGGTCGGCAGTTCGCCGTAAAGCAGGAGGTAGCAGACCTCGAGGAAGTCGCCGTGCTCAGCGAGCTGCTCGATCGGATAACCGCGATGCAGCAGGACACCTTCGTCGCCGTCGATGTAGGTGATTTTCGATTCACAGGATGCGGTCGAGGTAAAACCCGGATCGTAGGTGAAGGAAGCCGTGTTCTTGTAGAGGGCACCGATATCGATGACGCTCGGGCCGATCGTGCCGCTTTTGACAGCAAGGTCGACAGACTTGTCACCGATTTTTATTGTAGCGCTTTGATCCGTCATGCTGATCCTCCGAAATGGCGGTGGCGCCATAAAAGCGCCATAGGGGTTAAGCGTCCTCACCGATAGCTATATGATCGCGAAGCTAATGCCAAGTTACCGTGATGGCATTTTGTGCATTGCGGTATCACCTTTTAGGCACTGCAGCGATGAGCCGCACGCATATCGGAAGCCGATGATTCGACTGGTCTTTTGGCGCTCGCGATTTTCCCTCATATTTCAATCGATTATGCTTGCCGGATTTGATTGGTGGTTGCATTCTGCCTGCCTGAGCGGGTGACCTTGGGCGGCGCATGCAGGAGTTGACGACAGTCGAATTGCGGCCGGAAGCAGGCGCCAGCCTTGCCGACACCGCCGGTTTTTCTCCGCCTGCCGTGGTGACTTGGCCGGCAAGGACGCAGTCGGCGACACCGTGGCGCCACCGGCTGCCGGCAGCAGCCTCGCAATCGCTGCGTGCCGGCATGCGCATGCTGAGCGAAGAAGCGGACCATGGCCGCCTGCTGCTGTTCTCGCCGGTCTTCCTCGGCGCCGGCTCAGCCTTCTGGTTTCTTGCGGCATCGGACTTCCCCCTCGTTGCATCGCTGCTCTGCCTGTTGGTGCTGACCGTGGCGGTTCTCATCGCCAGCCGCAGCCGGGCGGCGTTGCGGGCAACGCTGATGGCGCTTTCGCTCGTGGCCTGCGGCATGGTCTCGGCGCAGTTCGAGAGCCGGCGGGCTTCGACCGTGATCCTCGATTCATCAGTGACGACGACGGTGACCGGCCGCGTCGAGCGGCGCGAAGGCGACGGTCGCGGGCGGTGGCGCTATATTCTTGCCGTCACCGGCACGGAGGCACCGGAGGTGAAGCGGCCGCCGGCGCGTATAACCGCGATAGCCCGCGGCGCGGACGCGGCCTTCGAGATCGGTGACATTATCACCGGCAGGGCACGGCTGACGCCGCCGGCAGGGCCAGCGCTTCCTGAGCTCAACGACTTCTCCTTCGGTGCCTATTTCGACGGCATCGGCGCCAACGGCTTCTTCTACGGTGCGCCGACCAAGGTCGATTTGCAGGCAGGTCCGCAGGCCGCCAGATCGACGGTGGAAGCGTTGCTTGAAGGGCTCTACCGGCTGCGCAGCGGCATTGGCGACCGGATAAGATCGATCCTGCCCGGCGACACCGGCGCTTTTGCCGCTGCACTCGTGACGGACGAGCGGCGCGCCATTTCGGATGCGACGACGGAGGCGCTGCGCCAGTCTGGTCTGGCTCATATCATCGCCATCTCCGGTCTCAACATGGCGCTGTCGGCCGGCATCTTCTTCGTCGGCTTCCGGATGCTGCTCAGCCTCTTTCCCGGCATTGCTGAAGCCTATCCGACGAAGAAGATCGCGGCAGCCGGCGCGCTCATCGCGGTCACCGCCTATTTCCTGATCTCCGGCTTTGCGGTCTCTGCCGAACGCGCTTTCATCATGATGGCCATCATGTTGATTGCCGTCTTCTTCGACCGGCCGTCGATCAGCCTGCGCAATGTCGCGCTCTCGGCGCTCGTCATCCTCGCCATTTCACCCTCCGAGGTCTTGGGGCCGAGTTTCCAGATGTCCTTTGCCGCGACATTGGCGCTGGTATCGGGCTATCAGCTGTGGAAGGACCGGCGCGTCCGCGAAAACGCCTTTCTAAAGCTGTCGATCATCAGGCCCTTCGTTACGGTTGCGGGCTTCTTCGGCGGCGTCTTCCTGACCTCGCTGATCGGTGGTTTTTCCACCGCGCTGTTTTCGATCGAGCATTTTCATCGCTTGACCGCCTATGGCCTGCCGGCAAACCTCGCGACAATGCCGATCATCTCCTTCATCATCATGCCGGCCGGCCTGCTGGCGATGCTGCTCATGCCCTTCGGTCTGGACGTTTTGCCTTGGAAGGTCGTCGGATTCGGCCTCGATCTGGTGATCGCGGTCGCCAAGACGGTGTCCGGCTGGGGTGGCAATATCGACGTCGGCCGCTTGCCCGCATGGTATTTCGCGGTCGCCGTGGCAGGCTTTCTGCTGCTGACGCTGCTCCGCACCCGGTTGCGCCATGCCGGCACATCGATCATCGCGGTCGCAACGCTCATCCTGCTGCTTCTACCGGTTCCCCGGCCGCCGGATCTGGTGATTTCGGAGGATGGCAGTCTCGTCGCGGTGGTCGAGGCGGCAGCAATGGCTTCCAACCGTGAAAGACCACCGGATTTCATCTTCGACCAGTGGCAGAGAGCGCTGGTCCTGCCGAAGCATGACCCGCCGAAGATGCTGGATGGTCCTGCTATCCCTCCGGTGGGAGAAGACCACCGCGTCAAGCTTTCCCGCGATCAGCAGAACGAAGCGAGGTCCGCGATGCGGGCGGCCGCAGCGGCCGGTGAAGCAAACCGCTTTTCCTGCGTCAAGAAGGCCTGGTGCACATCAAGGCTTGGCAATGGTCGTGTGGTTGCTGTCATCGACAATGCCGCCTATCTCGGCCCGGCATGCGACGCGGCCGATATCATCGTGACGTCGGTCCGCCTGCGTTTCAACAGCTGCCGCTCAGGTGCGACGCTCTTCACCGGCGAGACGCTGCGCAGGGCCGGATCCGTCGAGTTGCGCTTCACGGACGCCGGCCTGGAGGTCGCAACCGCATTCGACGCATTGTCGCGACCATGGATGCGCCATCGCGCCTATGACTGGCGCAGCAACAGCTTTACCGAATCCGGCCTAACCGATGTCAGTGATAGCGGCGAATGAGGCCGACGAGTTTGCCCTGCACCTTGACGCGGTCCGGCCCGAAAATCCGGGTCTCGTAAGCCGGGTTGGCCGCTTCCAGCGCGATCGAGGCACCCTTGCGGCGGAAGCGCTTCAGTGTCGCCTCTTCATCGTCGACGAGAGCAACGACGATGTCGCCAGGACTTGCGGTGCTGCCATTGCGGATGATCACGGTGTCGCCGTCGAAGATGCCGGCGTCGATCATCGAATCGCCCTTGACCTCCAGCGCATAATGTTCACCGGAACCGAGCATGTCGGCCGGAACGACGATGTCGTGGGTGTTGTTCTGGATCGCCGAGATCGGCACACCGGCAGCGATTCGCCCCATGACCGGCACGGAGACCGAGTTGCCGTTGTCGGCGACGGGTTTTGCGGGAGCAGGGGAGGCGATCGGCTGAGGTTTGCCGAGGCTGCCCTCGATGACGCTCGGCGAAAAGCCGCGCCGCGGCTGGATGCTGGGGCTGTAGGCCTCCGGAAGTTTGATGACCTCAAGCGCGCGGGCGCGGTTCGGTAGGCGGCGAATGAAGCCTCGCTCCTCGAGCGCCGTAATCAGGCGATGAATCCCGGACTTCGAGGCGAGGTCCAGGGCATCCTTCATTTCATCGAAAGATGGCGGAACGCCGGATTCTTTCATGCGCTCATGAATGAAAAGGAGAAGCTCCTGTTGTTTGCGCGTGAGCATCGACGTTGTGACCTCGTGATTGAAACAAATCCAGAACAGACACTATATGTTCCATATGTGTTCCGCAAGTAGCTAAATTTCCGTAAAACTTGGCGCCAACTCGTTGAGATTTTTATTTTCATTCGCCGGATTGGCAAACAAGTCTTGCCTTGGGCGGCACTCTCACACATCTCTGCCGTCTCAGGAGAGGGGATATCATGAACGAGCATTCCGCCAAACCGCACCCGCTGGATCATGTCGTACTGCCGGTCGTCAATATCAATTTGGCGCGCGAGAGGCTCGGCAAGCTCGGCTTCACCGTTGCCGCCGATGCGCGCCATCCCTTCGGAACGGAGAATGCCTGCGTCTTCTTCGCCGACAAGACCTATCTGGAGCCGCTCGGGATTGCGAGTGTCGAGGAGAGCGAGGCATCGGCGCGCCAAGGCAATGTCTTCACCGCCCGCAACCGGGCGTTCCGCTTCCGCTGCGGCGCGGAGGGGCTTTCGGGGCTGGCTTTCGGCAGCAAGGATGCCGGCATCGATCATCAGAATTTCGTCGGCAACGGATCGAGCGCCGGAGAGATTCTGCAGTTCACCCGGCCGATGACGATGCCGGACGGTACCGAGACGATTGCCGGCTTCAAGCTAGCTTTTGCCGGCGACCTGCGCGCGCCTGATCTCCTGCTATTTACCGTCGAGCGCGTCAATCCGCTACCGGCCGACCGCGCCGCGCTGGAGACGCATGCCAACGGCGTCACCGGCATAGTCGAGATCGCGCTTTGCGCGCCGGAACCGGCCGCCTTCGCCGCCTTCGTCAGCTTCGCCGTGGCGCAATCGGCAGTCGAGAAAACCGGTTTCGGCGTCAATATCGCGGCGTCGAATGCAAAAATCAACCTGATGACGCCGGAAGGGCTGGAGGCCTATTTCGACATCTCCGGATCATCCGCAGATCGCGGCCTGCGCGGCCGGGCAATCCTCTTCACTGTGGCCGATCTTGCCGTGACAGAAGCGCATTTGGCTGCTAACGGGGTGACATACGCGCGCAAGAACAATCGCATTCTGGTGAAGCCCGCGCCCGGGCAGGGCACGCTCTTCGCCTTCGAGGAAACACGATGAGCACTGATACGAATTCCGAAGTCAGGATCGGTGAAGGCGAAGGCCAGGTCACCTTTTCCAATACCGGCCGCCTGTCGCTGATTGCCGGTCCCTGCCAGATGGAGAGCCGCGACCACGCCTTCATGGTTGCCGGCACGCTGAAGGAGCTTTGCGGCAAGCTCGGCATCGGCCTCGTCTACAAGAGCTCCTTCGACAAGGCGAACCGCACCTCGCTGTCGGCCGAACGCGGTATCGGGATCGAAAAGGGCATGGAGGTCTTTGCCGACCTCAAGAAGGAATTCGGCTTTCCCGTCTTGACCGACGTTCATACCGCCGAGCAATGCGCGGAGGTGGCAAAGGTCGTCGATGTCCTGCAGATCCCTGCCTTCCTCTGCCGCCAGACCGACCTTCTCATCGCCGCCGCCAAGACCGGCCGCGTCGTCAATGTCAAGAAAGGCCAGTTCCTTGCTCCCTGGGATATGAAGAACGTTCTGAAGAAGCTCAACGCCAGCGGCAATCCGAACGTGCTGCTGTGTGAGCGCGGCGCCTCCTTTGGTTACAATACGCTGGTTTCCGACATGCGCTCACTGCCGATCATGGCGGCGATGGGCGCGCCCGTTGTCTTCGATGCCACCCATTCCGTGGCGCAGCCGGGCGGGCAGGGCGATTCCTCCGGCGGTCAGCGGGAATTCGTGGAAACCCTGGCGCGCGCAGCAGTGGCTGCCGGTATTGCCGGCGTCTTCGTCGAAACCCATCAGGACCCCGACAATGCCCCTTCCGACGGCCCGAACATGGTCTATCTCAAGGACATGCCGCGGCTTCTCGAAAAGCTGCTCGCCTTCGATGCGGTCGCCAAGGCTTGACGTTCAACAGTCTGACATGATCGTGCTATAGGCCAAATCCGAACGCTGGTGCGAAGGCTATTGCAGCATTGTAATTTGCACGCCTTCGACTAAGACAGGTTTCGAACCATTTATCACCCACCGAGCAGGAAGAACCCATGACTGCAATCACCGATATCATCGCCCGCGAGATTCTCGATAGCCGTGGCAACCCCACCGTCGAAGTCGATGTCTATCTCGAAGATGGCAGCATGGGCCGCGCGGCCGTCCCCTCGGGCGCCTCGACGGGCGCGCATGAGGCGGTCGAGCTGCGTGACGGCGGCAAGCGCTATCTGGGCAAGGGCGTCGAAAAGGCGGTCGAAGCCGCCAACACCGAGATCTTCGACGCGATCGGCGGCATCGACGCCGAAAACCAGATCCAGATCGACAACATCATGATCGAGCTGGACGGCACGCCGAACAAGTCGCGTCTCGGCGCCAACGCCATCCTTGGCGTGTCGCTCGCCGTCGCCAAGGCTGCTGCCCAGGCGTCCGGCCTGCCGCTTTACCGTTATGTCGGCGGCGCTTCCGCCAGCCTGCTGCCGGTGCCGATGATGAACATCATCAACGGCGGCGCCCATGCCGACAACCCGATCGATTTCCAGGAATTCATGATCCTGCCGGTCGGCGCCGATTCGATCGCCGAAGCCGTGCGCATGGGTTCGGAGGTGTTCCA
This Rhizobium brockwellii DNA region includes the following protein-coding sequences:
- a CDS encoding VOC family protein, with translation MNEHSAKPHPLDHVVLPVVNINLARERLGKLGFTVAADARHPFGTENACVFFADKTYLEPLGIASVEESEASARQGNVFTARNRAFRFRCGAEGLSGLAFGSKDAGIDHQNFVGNGSSAGEILQFTRPMTMPDGTETIAGFKLAFAGDLRAPDLLLFTVERVNPLPADRAALETHANGVTGIVEIALCAPEPAAFAAFVSFAVAQSAVEKTGFGVNIAASNAKINLMTPEGLEAYFDISGSSADRGLRGRAILFTVADLAVTEAHLAANGVTYARKNNRILVKPAPGQGTLFAFEETR
- the kdsA gene encoding 3-deoxy-8-phosphooctulonate synthase, translating into MSTDTNSEVRIGEGEGQVTFSNTGRLSLIAGPCQMESRDHAFMVAGTLKELCGKLGIGLVYKSSFDKANRTSLSAERGIGIEKGMEVFADLKKEFGFPVLTDVHTAEQCAEVAKVVDVLQIPAFLCRQTDLLIAAAKTGRVVNVKKGQFLAPWDMKNVLKKLNASGNPNVLLCERGASFGYNTLVSDMRSLPIMAAMGAPVVFDATHSVAQPGGQGDSSGGQREFVETLARAAVAAGIAGVFVETHQDPDNAPSDGPNMVYLKDMPRLLEKLLAFDAVAKA